tggATTTCCTATCATCGGGGTGTGACTTTCTCTCGGTgacatttcttcctctgtcctgtgctgctgctgctgctgctgccaactACccagttcttcttttttattcccAACACAccagtggtgctgctgctgctgctgcaaatgtAAAACCCATCACCTCCTCTGCaccagattgtttttttttttttcttggaaaataACTTCCACGAGAGCTTTCATGAACTGGGGTTCAGCTTGGTCATCAGTGTGATGgagtgacaaaacaaacacgtATTAATGGATAAACATCAGGGTGTGTGGTTTAGTTCATCTTAACCATGACAACATTAGTCATAAGTCATTTCAGGTGAAGGTCGACGGAGGATAAGGCTCTTAGCCACTGCCAGGTCTTTGATGCTCTCCGGGGACACGGTCATGGTGCGGCAGTGCTTCAGATGAGTGTTAATTGTATAGCTTATGTTAACCGACATGTGACAGCAGGATGGGTAGTATGCAGTTGATCCTGCGAGCCTAGCTGTCGACTGAAGTCATGTTGATACAGCAGGTCGTGTTTTGACTGATAATTATCCTGCAGTCAAGGTGTTAATTAAAATCCTCACACTCTCGCCAATTCTtgcttctccctcctcctgtttctttctcccctgtctgtttttgtttctgtttcaatcCCCATTTAAGTCCCTCTTTCACCTTTTTAACGCCCCTTTGTTGATCtgtttgcttcttctttttcctgcacatctttcctttttgttctcatttttctctctccccttcttcctGCTTCCTATTCCTTTTGTGCACCTTCTGCATTCGTTTTGtctccttctttctgtctgtccttccacatctccctctgttcttctcttacatgtctctttctctttctctgtcttatCCAGACTTCAAGAAGATCCTCCCACCGGTGTGAGTGGAGCACCGTCAGAGAACAACATCATGCTTTGGAACGCTGTTATTTTTGGGTGAGTCATGCTCTAAATTCAACTCCGCCCTGCTGTCTTTACTGTGCCACTGTGATTGTGTTGCACGGAGTCCCTCCAACCCACCCAGCCTCCCACCCCTTTGcagtatttaaatatttctgattaCAGCCCTGATTGTGGCACAGAACAGTCTGGAAAAGCAGCATGTAGAGACTCAGTGGGTGTTTGATGCTAGAACAGGCTGGGAGACGCTGTTGGGCGGAAGTTGGTGGGTCAAGTAAGGGCTGTAGTGACTGCTCTCAGAATCTCCTCAACTTTGTCCCTCAGTGCAGCCAGGATTCGTCTTCGCCACCGGAAGAACTAAGCAGATAACTTATGATGCTAGCAGTGGGATgattcctctgttttttttttttatcacagatTACAGAAGAATACACCCACCATAAATTGTATATCCTTACCTGAATGACTTGAACAATTCTGTCTAGCTCACTGTTGTACTGTCCTTCTCATTGATCCCCTGATTAATTTTGTGTTGCCTCAGGCTGTCTCCGTGGCTCTAGGCATCGTTTATACATTGTTTCCCCCACAAAAACAAGTTGTGTGTAAATACTACTGCTCCTAACTAGGAAAAAGAACACCAGGGAAATGAGGTTTTCCACCATTTATTTATCCTTTTCTGTGGAGGTGATTTAAGATTACTTATTTAAGAGAACAAATAGAGTTAAAATGGTGTGGTATGGTTTGGtgtagttttatgttttatttaaaggttttaaGAGTAGTTTGAGCTGGTTAATATTGTGAATTGCACTTATACTGGACAGGATAATGGGGACATGAAGTTTCCATATGATCCCATGCCTACTTCAATCAATCAATGCCAGGATAAATGATAACATGGAAAATTTCACGAGGTCTTTTATCATCTTTTGAATTGTATAAACATgtttgatgaataaaaacagtttttgctATCCATTGGCATGCAATTTGAAATACAGTTGAAAGAAACATAGTCAGATAAGTCCAAGcacaacatattaaaacatCAAGTATGCAAGCGTGACCAGAAGTAACAAgatccaaacaaaaacaaaccagagccTCACACTTTGGTTTAAAGTATACCAGACGTGGCATAGACTCACCAGTAGTTCCTCACCTAATTTGAAGTCAAAGGGGAAGCTGCCAAAAATGTAACGCGtctcagcagctgatttaattgGCCTCTTCACACAGACTGTATAAACTTGAAGGGCTGAGTAAATAAATGCAGTCTCTGGTGTCTGTGCAGAGCAGGTCCTTCATGGGTAGATGGTGATGGTTGTGTTTGTCCAGAAGCCAAGGCCTTATTGGTAGCAGTGGGGATGTTTAACATTTGGAAATAattttttgctctctctctgccttctgCAGGCCTGTGGGAACACCATTTGAAGATGGTAAGTGCATTTTGATTTATCTGGTCCAAATAGTACAGCCTCAGTTGGAGCACGTTTCATTTGAGATCTGGATGTGATTGAACTTCCTCCTGCATTCTCATTATTGTAGAGTTGCATCATTCGGTCCACTTATAAGAGCCTTCTGGGCGGTGTGTGGTAGAAATATGACAAGGAGCCTGGTGACTTTCACATTCCCACACTTTTTATATAGATATTTTCAGAGAACTACTGTAGAGTTAAAATGGTTACAAATGGGATATCGCTTGGTGACTTGAGTTTGAAAAGGGTTTTGAATGATCTAGATTTAAGGCCTGGAGGTGTTTTTAATATAGTTGGGAGTTTTTATAATAATTTGACTTGTGCTCAACTTATGTGCACTTTGTAAGTATGTGGAATGAGTCATCTTTACAAGGTTATGGcctcatgcacaaacacaattttaatGAAAGTGAGAATGAGTTTGAAGAGTTGCCATTCAGCTTTAAGGCTGTTCAAATTTATAATGGATGAACACTGGAAGAATCTTATTTTTTACCCAAAGCAATGTAATTTCTGTCATCATTACAACTGTTAACAAGGGTCTTACCAAAACATATTAATATGGCAGGTGTATTTAAGCACAAAATGATGTTCAAAGCAATATCCTCCAGTGTTATAGATTATGTTAGTGGGTGTTCAGACCATCATCATAACGGGCTGAGGTGGTGCAGGTGTGTTGCTTCAGGTATCAATAAGAAATGTAATGCAGTCCAGGAAGTAAACTGTGACTCAGAAACAAGTCTGGGAACTTGGAGTCTTTTTTAACACTTGAGGAAAAGCTTTGATACAGCATTTTAGAAAATGATCACAGTAGCAATTATCTTTCATTGTGTTGACGGTGTGATAAACAGTAGAAATACTGTATTCCTGTTACAGAGTAATCTACCAGGAATATGGGTTTGCATGTCCACAGTAGCCAGCAAACAGATCATGACACATCTAATGACGCTGTATATAAACACTGTAtgtataaaactgtgaaaattaCTCTTCACAATTTCCCAGTTCCCGAAGTCATGACCTCTAATTGGGTTGTGGGCTCTTagttgtaaaaaaagaaaaaaagaaaagaaaagcggCAAATCCTCACAACTACAAAGATGGAACTagcaaatgtttcactttttttggaCAGAAATTACCAGACAGTTATTCAAAATAGTTGGAAACTAATTTGCTgttcataaacaaaaaataatgtatttattaattgttCTAATAAGCTCTAATAAAATAATTGACAATTCCTCCCTTCTTCACCTCATCTGCATCTGAACACCCTCAAAATTGCAGCTGCTCTTGAACCTCataatcatttcatcatttcacacacaaagacagatttCTTTATATTTGCTGATATTTAGATCAACTATGTACAAGTGAAAGTTATATGGACATGGCCAGCtgtattcatttagttttcattcaAAGCGCTTACAATGAATGAAAGTTTACTTACTGAGTAACTGAATAGCTGAACATTCACTCAGTTGTTTTCAGGTAGTATTAAACCTGCAGTTCTGCTGAATAATACATGCAGTATTAGAAGAAATGTGCACTTAAACACACCTTTTGTTCTCATATTCTGCCTTGGCTTGTGATTATGACTTAGGTCAGGCAAGAGAAGTGCTGACTCTGGGcttattgttttttctcttgttaGTCCTCTCCCTCCTTTACTCTCCTTTTAGCCTGCAGAGTCGACACCTCTGCCTCGGTGAAGGATTAGCTTCTTTTTCTAGTTGAGCCGGCTGTATTTTTAGTCACGTAattgtttctctcttctctaACCCCCTCCACATCTGTATTCTCCTCACAACGTTACTTGTGCAAACCCCTCACGCACTcattccctctccctctctgtctctgcaggaaCATTTAAGCTTCTGATAGAGTTTTCAGAGGAGTACCCAAACAAGCCTCCCACAGTTCGGTTTGTCTCCAGAATGTTTCACCCTAATGGTAAGCGCTACAATAAACATCTGCCCTCACTTTGTTGATAACCGTCGTCTACCGTTTGCATCATTAAGTACAAAATGTTTGGGCTTTAGATGAAGTCCTTGTTGCACAGTTTGAGTTTCCATCATTTCAAAGCTTCAAGAACACATTTCCTCCTCAAACAGTTTCCACCTTAAATCAGTGGGGCTGGCTGTAAAGTCAAAATGAAGTGGATAATTTCCTCTGTGGGTTCGTTCAGCCAACTTGGTAGATTTACAACCAAAAAGTGTTCCATTTCAAGATGAGGACGGGAGCTAAAATAGGAGTGATATGGTCACATTTTTGAAGCCAGTTaaaagctgagctgcagcataTTTGTATGAGTTGGAGGGACTGTTGGGAGAGACGTGTACAGGGAGTGGCAGtgaacaacagtgtttttattttggcaatATTGATGTAATAAGTGATGATTTTGATGACATAATGATGTCTGTAGACTGAAtgtgtcctctctctgtttcccagTTTACGCCGATGGCAGTATATGTTTAGACATCCTTCAGAACCGCTGGAGCCCCACATACGATGTGTCGTCCATACTCACCTCCATCCAGGTTGGTTAGATACAAGTACATAATACTTACTGTTTGGGCGTGAGGAGTATTACCTAGGGATCCCTAATATAGAGAATAATGTGCAAAACTGCCTTGTCTGTAATTTTAAGACGTAAAAATCCAACCACAAATTTCCCAAACAAGTCCTGTTATACTTTTGCCACAGAGCATCTGTTACTCGATATAAATTCGCTCAATTATTTACACTTG
This sequence is a window from Acanthopagrus latus isolate v.2019 chromosome 13, fAcaLat1.1, whole genome shotgun sequence. Protein-coding genes within it:
- the ube2b gene encoding ubiquitin-conjugating enzyme E2 B; its protein translation is MSTPARRRLMRDFKRLQEDPPTGVSGAPSENNIMLWNAVIFGPVGTPFEDGTFKLLIEFSEEYPNKPPTVRFVSRMFHPNVYADGSICLDILQNRWSPTYDVSSILTSIQSLLDEPNPNSPANSQAAQLYQENKREYEKRVTAIVEQSWVDV